From Coturnix japonica isolate 7356 chromosome 1, Coturnix japonica 2.1, whole genome shotgun sequence, the proteins below share one genomic window:
- the LOC107308501 gene encoding tetraspanin-7-like, translating into MTVLKLSLMAFSFVFWAAGLTMLIVGLWAKVRLGGYLALSANDSPGAPAILLATGTAVIVWAFLGCFSAATEHRGLLRTYGAFLVAVLLAGLTAGLSALLYRQDIARGFREGLRQALSDYGEDEGKADALDALQRTLSCCGVDSYRDWLSTPWALRLNASVPLSCCRDRRGCPLGSAGAHGLHPDGCFGRVSAFVSGNMFCVATAALGLAVLQVVGIVLACLMAARVPARVTAPH; encoded by the coding sequence ATGACCGTGCTGAAGTTATCCCTCATGGCTTTCAGCTTCGTCTTCTGGGCGGCGGGGCTGACCATGCTCATCGTCGGTCTCTGGGCTAAGGTGCGGCTGGGGGGCTACCTGGCGCTGTCGGCCAACGACTCCCCCGGCGCCCCCGCCATCCTCCTGGCTACCGGCACCGCCGTCATCGTCTGGGCCTTCCTGGGCTGCTTCAGCGCCGCCACCGAGCACCGCGGCCTCCTGCGCACCTACGGCGCCTTCCTTGTAGCCGTGCTGCTGGCCGGGCTGACCGCGGGGCTGTCGGCGCTCCTGTACCGCCAGGACATCGCGCGGGGCTTTCGAGAGGGGCTGCGCCAGGCCCTGAGCGACTACGGCGAGGACGAGGGGAAGGCGGACGCCCTGGACGCTTTGCAGCGCACTCTGAGCTGCTGCGGCGTGGACAGCTACCGGGACTGGCTCTCCACGCCCTGGGCGCTCCGGCTGAACGCCTCGGTGCCGCTCAGCTGCTGCCGGGACCGGCGGGGCTGCCCGCTCGGCTCGGCCGGAGCGCACGGCCTGCACCCGGACGGCTGCTTCGGCAGGGTCTCGGCCTTTGTCAGCGGCAACATGTTCTGCGTTGCCACCGCTGCCCTGGGGCTGGCGGTGCTGCAGGTCGTTGGCATCGTGCTGGCTTGCCTCATGGCTGCCCGTGTCCCTGCTCGCGTTACCGCCCCGCACTGA